From Flavobacterium alkalisoli, the proteins below share one genomic window:
- the asnS gene encoding asparagine--tRNA ligase: protein MKHTKVKDLLNSTNTIDEVSVKGWVRTFRNNQFIALNDGSVIHNIQCVVDFENTPEETLKRITTGAAVALKGSLVESQGKGQTYEIKVSHIEILGDSDPEKFPMQPKKHSLEFLRENAHLRTRTNLFGAIMRVRSVLSFAIHQYFQEKGFVYVNTPIITGSDAEGAGEMFKVTALPFDNTPRTEEGKVDYKEDFFGKETNLTVSGQLEAETYAMSLGQVYTFGPTFRAENSNTSRHLAEFWMVEPEVAFNDLDANMDLAEDFIQYVIKYAMERCEDDLKFLDERLAAEEKQKPQNERSEMGLLEKLQFVLENNFKRVSYTEAIDILKNSKPNKNKKFNYIIEEWGADLQSEHERYLVEKHFKSPVILFDYPAKIKAFYMRLNDDNKTVRAMDILFPGIGEIVGGSQREERLDVLQQKIADLGIDEEELWWYMDTRRFGTAVHSGFGLGFERLVLFVTGMSNIRDVIPFPRTPQNAEF from the coding sequence ATGAAGCATACAAAAGTTAAAGACCTGTTGAACAGCACAAACACGATTGATGAGGTATCAGTAAAAGGATGGGTAAGAACTTTTAGGAATAATCAGTTTATAGCACTGAACGATGGTTCGGTTATACATAATATCCAGTGTGTTGTTGATTTTGAAAACACACCGGAAGAAACCCTTAAACGTATTACCACAGGAGCCGCTGTTGCTTTAAAAGGCAGCCTTGTAGAAAGCCAGGGTAAAGGTCAGACATATGAAATAAAAGTATCGCATATTGAAATTTTAGGAGACAGTGATCCTGAAAAATTCCCCATGCAGCCTAAAAAGCACTCGCTTGAATTCTTAAGAGAAAATGCTCACTTAAGAACACGTACTAACCTTTTTGGCGCTATTATGAGAGTACGTTCGGTACTTTCTTTTGCCATTCACCAGTACTTTCAGGAAAAAGGCTTTGTATATGTAAACACACCTATCATTACCGGTAGTGATGCAGAAGGTGCAGGCGAAATGTTTAAGGTAACAGCATTACCTTTTGACAACACCCCGCGTACAGAAGAAGGGAAAGTGGATTACAAAGAAGATTTCTTCGGTAAAGAAACTAACCTTACAGTATCTGGTCAGCTTGAGGCAGAAACCTATGCTATGTCTTTAGGCCAGGTATATACTTTCGGACCGACTTTCCGTGCCGAAAACTCAAACACATCGCGTCACCTTGCCGAGTTCTGGATGGTAGAGCCTGAGGTTGCTTTTAACGACCTTGATGCTAACATGGACCTTGCTGAAGACTTTATTCAGTATGTTATTAAATATGCTATGGAGCGTTGTGAAGACGACCTTAAATTCCTTGACGAGCGCCTTGCAGCCGAAGAGAAACAGAAGCCGCAAAACGAGCGCAGCGAAATGGGACTTTTAGAAAAACTTCAGTTTGTGCTTGAAAACAACTTTAAGCGCGTAAGCTATACTGAAGCTATCGACATCCTTAAAAACTCTAAGCCTAACAAAAATAAGAAGTTCAACTATATTATTGAAGAATGGGGTGCCGACCTGCAAAGTGAACACGAGCGTTACCTTGTAGAGAAACACTTTAAGTCACCTGTAATCTTATTTGATTACCCTGCTAAAATTAAGGCTTTCTATATGCGTCTTAACGACGACAACAAAACCGTACGTGCCATGGACATCCTGTTCCCGGGCATTGGTGAAATTGTAGGTGGTTCGCAAAGAGAGGAGCGTCTTGATGTACTTCAGCAAAAGATAGCCGATTTAGGCATTGACGAAGAAGAACTATGGTGGTACATGGATACACGCCGTTTTGGCACTGCGGTACACAGCGGTTTCGGACTTGGATTTGAGCGTCTTGTACTGTTTGTAACAGGTATGAGCAACATCCGCGATGTGATTCCTTTCCCAAGGACTCCGCAAAACGCTGAGTTTTAA
- the rpoN gene encoding RNA polymerase factor sigma-54 produces MLKQNLQLKLSQKLSPQQIQLMKLIQLPTQAFEQRLKEEMVENPALETGKEDEYETDDFANDEYDEYDDYDNDHIDADDINIDEYLSDDEIPNYKLQANNYSDDDEERTMPFAAPVSFHQNLSDQLNTFILSDNEREIAEFLVGSIDDTGYIRRSISDIVDDMAFTQGIYTDEKTVENILHIIHQLEPAGVGARDLQECLLLQLKHKTPSESIDLAIDILENQFDAFTKKHYDKLLQKYDISQDQLRKGIDEIEKLNPKPGGAYDSNSKMVEHVVPDFSIRIVDGELELSLNGRNAPELHVSKDYQEMLQSYKDSREKSNQQKDAVQFIKQKLDSAKWFIDAIKQRQETLFVTMNAIMHYQEEYFLDGDEAKLKPMILKDIADMVGLDISTVSRVANSKYVETPYGTKLIKEFFSEAMKNDQGEDVSTIEIKKILQNVIDEEDKRKPLPDDKLAEILKEKGYPIARRTIAKYREQLDIPVARMRKKI; encoded by the coding sequence ATGCTCAAACAGAATTTACAATTAAAATTATCGCAAAAATTATCTCCGCAGCAAATTCAGCTGATGAAGCTGATACAATTGCCAACGCAGGCATTTGAGCAACGCCTTAAGGAAGAGATGGTTGAAAACCCTGCACTGGAAACAGGCAAGGAAGATGAGTATGAGACCGATGATTTCGCCAATGATGAATATGATGAGTACGATGATTATGACAACGACCACATTGATGCCGACGACATAAACATTGATGAATACCTTAGCGACGACGAAATACCCAACTATAAATTACAGGCAAACAACTACAGTGACGACGACGAAGAGCGCACTATGCCTTTTGCCGCCCCTGTTAGTTTTCACCAAAACCTTAGCGATCAGCTAAACACTTTTATACTTAGCGACAACGAAAGGGAAATTGCCGAATTTCTGGTAGGCAGTATAGACGATACCGGGTACATCCGCAGGAGCATTAGCGACATTGTAGACGATATGGCGTTTACTCAGGGTATTTATACCGACGAAAAGACAGTAGAGAACATACTGCACATTATACACCAGCTGGAACCTGCAGGTGTGGGCGCACGCGACCTACAGGAATGTCTGTTGCTACAGTTAAAACACAAAACCCCTTCAGAATCTATAGATCTTGCAATAGACATACTGGAAAACCAGTTTGATGCCTTTACCAAAAAGCATTATGACAAGCTGCTTCAAAAGTATGACATCAGTCAGGATCAGCTTCGAAAAGGTATAGACGAGATAGAAAAGCTTAATCCTAAACCGGGCGGAGCTTACGACAGCAACTCTAAAATGGTAGAGCATGTAGTACCTGATTTCAGTATTCGTATTGTAGATGGCGAGCTTGAACTTTCACTAAACGGAAGGAATGCTCCCGAGCTGCACGTTTCTAAAGATTATCAGGAAATGTTACAAAGCTATAAGGACTCAAGGGAAAAATCGAACCAGCAAAAAGATGCTGTACAATTTATAAAACAAAAACTGGATTCGGCTAAGTGGTTTATCGATGCTATTAAACAGCGCCAGGAAACATTATTTGTTACCATGAATGCCATTATGCATTATCAGGAAGAATATTTTCTTGATGGCGACGAAGCCAAGCTGAAACCGATGATCCTTAAGGATATTGCCGATATGGTGGGACTTGATATTAGTACCGTATCGCGTGTGGCAAACAGTAAATATGTAGAAACTCCTTATGGCACTAAACTGATTAAGGAATTCTTCTCTGAAGCTATGAAAAACGATCAGGGTGAGGATGTATCCACTATCGAAATTAAAAAGATACTTCAAAACGTTATAGACGAAGAAGACAAAAGAAAACCGTTACCGGACGACAAACTTGCGGAAATATTAAAAGAAAAAGGCTATCCTATAGCCCGAAGGACTATTGCAAAATACAGGGAACAACTTGACATTCCTGTGGCAAGGATGAGAAAGAAAATATAA
- the frr gene encoding ribosome recycling factor, which yields MMEEIDFILDSTQESMAGSLAHLEKEFLNIRAGKASPAMLGGVKVDYYGSQTPLSQVANVNTPDARTITVTPWEKSMLQPIEKAIMIANLGFNPMNNGDNIIISVPPLTEERRRDLVKQAKSEAEDAKIGVRNARKDANNEIKKLEKDGMSEDVCKKAEDDVQELTNSFIKKIDDLLVHKEAEIMKV from the coding sequence ATTATGGAAGAAATAGATTTTATTTTAGACAGCACTCAGGAATCAATGGCCGGTTCTTTAGCTCACCTTGAAAAAGAATTTCTAAATATACGCGCAGGTAAAGCAAGCCCTGCCATGCTGGGTGGTGTAAAAGTGGACTATTACGGTTCACAAACTCCGCTTTCACAGGTTGCCAATGTTAACACTCCCGATGCAAGAACCATAACTGTTACCCCTTGGGAAAAAAGTATGCTTCAGCCAATTGAAAAGGCAATTATGATTGCTAACCTTGGTTTTAACCCAATGAACAACGGAGACAACATTATCATCAGCGTTCCGCCGTTAACAGAGGAACGAAGGAGAGATCTTGTTAAGCAGGCCAAATCAGAGGCAGAAGACGCTAAAATAGGTGTTAGAAATGCCCGTAAGGATGCTAACAACGAAATTAAGAAACTTGAAAAAGACGGTATGTCGGAAGACGTTTGTAAAAAAGCAGAAGACGATGTACAGGAGCTTACCAATAGCTTTATAAAGAAAATTGACGACCTGCTTGTACACAAAGAAGCAGAAATAATGAAAGTATAA
- a CDS encoding DUF5686 family protein, with amino-acid sequence MRVVYTLLLLICSIAVHAQYTVTGVVKDGTTNSPLPFASIITQDGTIIVGDLDGKFNVETQTRQQELTISYTGYENKIIKLQAGKNFYTVKLKIKPQELNEVVITQTDAGSQIILHAINRKSLNDPQQKLNSFRYKTYNRLIITANPDSLSGKIDSVFVYEKAGRILEKIDSTGFKFKKLIEKQHLYQTEKVSEYNYTKNEGLKENILATRMAGFKEPIYEFIGLQLQSYSVYNNIDLLETKYIGPLDNNAFTEYKYHVLDTVSIDNRETYMIYFTPKRAKKKKRLDGILYIDRATFGVAKAVFRVKNVLDINSTHYFKFEKDLNLWFPDKKTLKIVKGNNKQDINILGETIKFDAIDETSIPREKEASDFVYVYSESINSEKEFNIPLVIKNPAIAIEIKEEAISRPEEYWKQYRTTTLDERSLNTYPALDSLVAEEKIEKLVKLGKRVITGYLPLGFFDLDLRQIVKYNNYEGFRLGLGGITNKKFSETFRIGGYGVYGTKDGEFKYNLGAAVRIGKFSDSWIGGSYTEDVQEIGSTNFATDKRVFKIYDPRPINVSTFYKYWRWQAYLETKIIPKTESRWSFNHTAVDPRFDYVFNVNDRLYSSYTLSTFEGTVQWNPFSDFMQTPEGRTEVEKRFPKFTFQYTQAIKGALDGDFNFSKFDFRAEYEKKYINGQKTSIVVQTGLALGEIPITHLYSTSPNNLDKDGVIARITFAGKNSFETMYFNEFFSSQYGMFQFKHALRRQNLFWKIKLTPVLVTRTVWGNMEHQERQVGQPYKTLEKGYYESGLELNEIFQGLGLTFFYRYGPYHLPDFDRNISIKLSFVLKLF; translated from the coding sequence ATGAGAGTTGTATACACCCTGCTTCTTCTTATTTGCAGCATAGCTGTCCACGCCCAGTACACCGTTACAGGAGTTGTTAAGGACGGTACTACTAACTCTCCTCTTCCTTTTGCCAGTATTATTACTCAGGACGGCACAATTATAGTGGGTGACCTTGACGGAAAATTTAATGTAGAGACACAAACCCGCCAGCAGGAATTAACCATAAGCTATACCGGCTATGAAAACAAAATCATAAAGCTGCAGGCAGGTAAAAATTTTTACACGGTAAAACTTAAAATAAAGCCGCAGGAGCTTAACGAGGTAGTTATAACCCAAACGGATGCCGGTTCTCAAATTATCCTTCATGCCATAAACCGAAAATCGCTTAACGACCCTCAGCAAAAGCTTAACAGTTTTAGATATAAAACCTACAACAGGCTTATTATAACTGCAAATCCCGATTCCCTATCAGGCAAGATTGATTCGGTTTTTGTTTATGAAAAAGCAGGACGCATACTGGAAAAGATAGACTCAACCGGTTTCAAATTCAAAAAACTGATTGAGAAACAGCACTTATATCAAACCGAAAAGGTTTCGGAATATAACTATACTAAAAACGAAGGATTAAAAGAAAACATACTTGCCACCCGAATGGCAGGGTTTAAAGAACCTATTTATGAGTTTATAGGGCTACAGCTGCAATCTTATTCGGTATATAACAACATAGACCTTTTAGAAACAAAATACATAGGCCCGCTTGACAATAATGCCTTTACAGAATATAAGTATCATGTATTAGATACCGTATCTATAGATAACAGGGAAACCTACATGATTTATTTTACCCCTAAAAGGGCTAAAAAGAAAAAAAGGCTTGACGGTATATTATACATAGACAGGGCTACATTTGGCGTAGCTAAAGCAGTATTTCGTGTAAAGAACGTACTTGACATTAACTCTACACATTATTTTAAATTTGAAAAAGACCTTAACCTTTGGTTCCCCGATAAGAAAACACTCAAGATAGTTAAGGGAAACAATAAGCAGGACATAAACATACTGGGAGAGACCATTAAGTTTGATGCCATAGACGAAACGAGCATACCAAGAGAGAAGGAAGCTTCCGATTTTGTGTATGTATATTCGGAATCGATCAATTCAGAGAAAGAATTCAATATTCCTCTGGTTATTAAAAACCCTGCTATAGCGATCGAAATTAAGGAAGAGGCCATTTCCAGACCCGAAGAGTACTGGAAACAATATCGAACAACCACACTTGACGAAAGAAGTCTGAACACCTATCCTGCCCTTGACAGTTTGGTTGCCGAGGAAAAAATAGAAAAGCTTGTTAAATTAGGCAAAAGGGTAATCACAGGTTATCTGCCACTGGGCTTTTTTGATTTGGATCTTAGGCAAATAGTAAAATACAACAATTACGAAGGCTTTAGGTTAGGATTAGGCGGCATAACCAATAAAAAATTCTCTGAAACTTTCAGGATAGGTGGCTATGGCGTGTATGGTACAAAAGACGGCGAGTTTAAATACAATTTGGGCGCTGCTGTAAGAATAGGTAAATTTTCCGATTCCTGGATAGGCGGTTCTTATACTGAAGATGTTCAGGAGATTGGTAGCACCAATTTTGCCACCGATAAACGTGTATTTAAAATATATGACCCACGCCCTATTAACGTATCTACTTTTTACAAATACTGGCGTTGGCAGGCTTATTTAGAAACCAAAATCATACCTAAAACCGAAAGCAGATGGTCTTTTAACCACACTGCTGTAGACCCGCGTTTTGATTACGTTTTTAACGTTAACGACCGTCTATATTCCAGCTACACCCTCTCAACTTTTGAAGGTACGGTTCAATGGAATCCGTTTAGCGATTTCATGCAGACACCGGAAGGTCGTACAGAGGTAGAAAAACGCTTCCCTAAGTTTACCTTCCAGTACACTCAGGCGATAAAGGGTGCGCTTGACGGAGATTTCAATTTCAGTAAATTCGACTTTAGGGCAGAGTACGAAAAGAAATACATAAACGGACAAAAAACATCTATAGTAGTACAAACCGGTTTGGCGCTTGGCGAAATCCCTATTACGCATTTGTACAGTACTTCACCTAACAACCTTGACAAAGACGGCGTTATTGCCCGTATAACCTTTGCAGGTAAAAACAGTTTTGAAACCATGTACTTTAATGAGTTCTTCTCGAGCCAGTACGGTATGTTCCAGTTTAAGCATGCCTTAAGAAGGCAAAACCTTTTCTGGAAAATAAAGCTTACTCCGGTACTGGTAACAAGAACCGTTTGGGGTAACATGGAGCATCAGGAAAGACAGGTAGGCCAGCCTTACAAAACCCTTGAAAAAGGATATTACGAAAGCGGACTTGAACTTAACGAGATATTCCAGGGACTGGGACTAACCTTCTTTTACAGATATGGTCCTTATCACCTTCCTGATTTTGACAGGAATATTTCCATTAAGCTGTCGTTTGTGCTTAAGCTATTTTAG
- a CDS encoding thioredoxin family protein: MSTLIEKSLDNSYSYSEYRNHISMLLQDGLSTGLTQSEDLTHYSTLNEARMNRLEKTIKVPQEIKDKLAGLEKEHILLVISEGWCGDAAQIVPVIKKMADETDKLELSIVLRDENDDLMNEYLTNGARSIPKLVLIEKDTLIARGSWGPRPHDAAKLITDYKAKHGVIDQEAKTELQKWYLHDKGESTMEEITLLLQNAENM; encoded by the coding sequence ATGAGTACACTAATAGAAAAAAGTCTGGATAACAGTTATTCTTATTCAGAGTACAGAAATCATATATCGATGCTCCTGCAGGACGGACTTTCTACAGGACTTACACAGTCGGAAGACTTAACGCATTACAGTACGCTTAACGAAGCGCGAATGAACCGCCTTGAAAAAACAATCAAGGTTCCTCAGGAAATTAAAGACAAATTGGCAGGTCTTGAAAAAGAACATATCCTGTTGGTTATCAGTGAAGGGTGGTGTGGCGATGCTGCCCAGATAGTTCCTGTTATTAAAAAAATGGCGGATGAAACTGATAAGCTTGAGCTTAGTATTGTACTTCGTGATGAAAATGACGATTTAATGAACGAGTACCTTACTAATGGTGCAAGGTCTATACCTAAACTGGTACTGATAGAAAAGGACACCCTTATAGCACGAGGCAGTTGGGGGCCAAGGCCGCATGATGCCGCTAAGCTTATAACTGATTACAAGGCTAAGCACGGTGTAATTGACCAGGAGGCTAAAACCGAACTGCAAAAATGGTATTTGCACGATAAAGGTGAAAGCACCATGGAAGAGATAACATTACTGCTGCAAAACGCAGAGAATATGTAA
- a CDS encoding DMT family transporter: protein MNWILLIIAGLFEVGFASCLGKAKETTGVASTYWMGGFFVCLSISMFLLYKATQTLPIGTAYAVWTGIGAVGTVLMGILVFKEPADFWRMFFITTLIASIVGLKFVSH, encoded by the coding sequence ATGAACTGGATTCTACTTATTATCGCCGGATTATTTGAAGTAGGTTTTGCCTCTTGCCTTGGTAAGGCTAAGGAAACCACGGGTGTTGCCTCTACGTACTGGATGGGCGGATTTTTTGTTTGCCTTAGTATAAGCATGTTTTTGCTGTATAAGGCTACGCAAACATTGCCTATAGGTACTGCATATGCCGTATGGACAGGTATAGGGGCGGTAGGTACCGTGCTCATGGGTATTTTGGTGTTTAAGGAACCTGCCGATTTTTGGAGGATGTTCTTTATTACAACCCTTATAGCTTCGATTGTGGGATTAAAATTTGTGTCTCACTAA
- a CDS encoding porin family protein, which translates to MRITCFLLLLFMAVPCVAQNTDINEAVTKTDSLTPDPFYREDQFYASISYNLVQNKVDQYSQNAFSSGFTFGFLRDMPINEARTYAVAIGLGYSYNNIKQNLFVYETQERGETARVYEVVEEGSFDKSKQVLHYLEIPLELRWRNSTSYSHKFWRVYTGFKVSYLIGDHSYFGASGGEVRVRNNPDLNKLMCGAYVSAGWNTWNFYTYYGFTPIYKDAYTVKGEKINLSSLNIGLIFYIL; encoded by the coding sequence ATGCGAATTACCTGTTTTTTACTGCTGCTGTTTATGGCTGTGCCCTGTGTGGCTCAAAATACCGACATAAACGAAGCCGTTACCAAAACAGACAGCCTGACGCCCGATCCTTTTTACAGGGAAGATCAGTTTTATGCATCCATATCCTATAATCTGGTACAAAACAAGGTCGACCAGTATTCGCAAAATGCATTTTCAAGCGGATTTACCTTTGGTTTTTTACGTGATATGCCTATAAACGAGGCGAGAACTTATGCAGTAGCCATTGGTTTGGGGTATTCTTACAATAATATTAAGCAAAACCTTTTTGTCTACGAAACACAGGAGAGAGGTGAAACAGCAAGAGTTTATGAAGTAGTGGAAGAAGGTTCGTTTGATAAAAGCAAACAGGTATTGCATTATCTTGAGATTCCGTTGGAATTAAGATGGCGTAACTCTACATCATACAGTCATAAATTCTGGAGGGTATATACCGGTTTTAAGGTAAGCTATCTTATAGGCGACCATTCTTATTTCGGGGCTTCGGGAGGAGAAGTTCGTGTAAGGAATAACCCTGATCTTAACAAACTAATGTGCGGCGCTTATGTTTCTGCCGGATGGAATACCTGGAATTTTTATACTTACTATGGCTTTACACCAATATATAAAGATGCCTATACTGTTAAAGGCGAAAAAATAAATTTGAGCTCGCTTAATATCGGGCTTATCTTCTATATCCTTTAA
- a CDS encoding patatin-like phospholipase family protein, with protein MKFDDSTIGIILSGGGSKGIAHAGVLKYFDEIGIKPSHIAGTSSGAIVSSLYAFGKSPEEILEFFKSIYFFHWKHFTFRKAGFIDSDSFKTYFHSVFGDTLIGEIKCRMHITATDLVSGKLKIFGPETKIADAVIASSAFPGIISPYEIDGKIYSDGGIINHFPTDILQGRCETLIGIYVSPIQKIGPEDLKSIKAVTTRAYDLLSANSNMQKFTLCDWVISPDELAMYSTFESNRQKMDEIFNIGYEAAKKSYEELIV; from the coding sequence ATGAAATTTGACGACAGCACCATTGGCATTATTCTTTCGGGCGGAGGCTCAAAAGGAATTGCCCATGCAGGTGTATTAAAATATTTTGACGAAATAGGCATCAAACCGTCACACATTGCAGGTACCAGTTCCGGCGCTATTGTATCATCTCTTTATGCCTTTGGAAAATCGCCTGAAGAAATACTGGAATTTTTCAAATCCATCTATTTTTTTCATTGGAAACACTTTACTTTCCGCAAGGCGGGATTTATAGATTCCGATTCCTTTAAAACTTATTTCCATTCGGTTTTTGGCGATACGCTTATCGGCGAAATAAAATGCCGTATGCATATAACCGCTACCGATTTGGTTTCGGGCAAACTGAAGATATTTGGCCCCGAGACAAAAATTGCCGATGCCGTTATTGCATCATCTGCCTTTCCGGGCATCATCTCACCTTATGAAATTGACGGAAAGATTTACAGCGACGGCGGTATTATTAACCACTTCCCTACCGATATCTTACAGGGAAGATGTGAAACACTAATAGGCATTTATGTTAGTCCTATCCAAAAGATTGGCCCTGAGGATTTAAAATCTATAAAAGCGGTAACCACAAGAGCTTATGATTTGCTTTCGGCAAACAGCAACATGCAGAAATTTACCCTTTGTGACTGGGTAATAAGCCCGGATGAATTAGCCATGTACAGTACTTTTGAAAGCAACAGGCAAAAGATGGATGAGATTTTTAATATCGGGTACGAAGCAGCAAAAAAATCTTACGAAGAACTCATCGTTTAA
- a CDS encoding AI-2E family transporter yields the protein MTFGKQILYTATAAILGVYFLTTGLVKAKPFLAPLLTAVILALLVLPIARKLELWKVPRMASSLINTLLLFFVSVGFVALISIQIQSFVADWDKAKQKIMPEIEKLETYVYEKTPLGPEDIEKQQSEATGNMGKQALSFINGLYSFSGDYLLTFIYIFFLLNYRRKFRQFFVKLFKKENKKYVDEVLTQATKITQGYLYGKFILMIFLAIIYALGMAAFGVSNFIIISVLAALLSIIPYIGNIIGFLIAIGLGYIADGDTTALIGIVITFSVAQFIESYLFEPYVVGDNVNLDPFITILAVVAGNMIWGVIGMILSIPVLGIINVIFMHVKPLKPYSFLLGNGEVKQKSKNIGKDK from the coding sequence ATGACATTTGGTAAACAAATACTCTATACCGCGACTGCGGCCATTTTAGGTGTTTATTTTTTAACGACAGGCCTGGTTAAGGCCAAGCCTTTCCTTGCACCGCTACTAACCGCTGTCATTTTGGCTTTATTGGTACTGCCCATAGCCCGAAAACTGGAATTGTGGAAAGTGCCCCGCATGGCATCATCACTAATAAATACGTTATTGCTTTTTTTTGTAAGCGTGGGTTTTGTAGCACTTATATCCATACAGATACAGAGTTTTGTTGCCGACTGGGATAAGGCGAAACAAAAAATAATGCCCGAAATAGAAAAGCTTGAAACCTATGTTTATGAAAAAACACCCCTAGGTCCTGAGGATATAGAAAAACAGCAAAGTGAAGCAACGGGTAATATGGGAAAGCAGGCGCTGAGCTTTATAAACGGCCTGTATTCGTTTAGTGGTGATTATCTGCTAACATTTATCTATATTTTCTTTTTGCTTAACTACAGGCGAAAATTCAGGCAGTTTTTTGTAAAGCTCTTTAAGAAGGAAAATAAAAAGTATGTTGATGAGGTGCTCACACAGGCAACTAAGATTACTCAGGGCTACCTGTATGGTAAGTTTATACTCATGATATTTTTAGCTATTATCTATGCGTTGGGTATGGCGGCCTTTGGTGTTAGTAATTTTATTATCATAAGCGTGCTGGCGGCATTGCTTTCCATTATTCCGTACATAGGTAATATTATAGGCTTTTTAATAGCTATAGGTTTAGGCTATATTGCCGATGGCGATACAACCGCATTAATTGGTATAGTGATTACTTTTTCCGTAGCGCAGTTTATCGAGTCTTATCTGTTTGAACCTTATGTGGTGGGTGATAATGTAAACCTCGACCCGTTTATAACTATTTTGGCTGTTGTGGCAGGTAATATGATTTGGGGCGTAATAGGTATGATACTTTCCATACCGGTACTGGGTATAATTAATGTAATTTTTATGCATGTAAAACCACTCAAGCCTTACAGTTTTTTATTGGGTAATGGCGAGGTAAAGCAAAAGAGTAAAAATATAGGCAAGGATAAATAA
- the pyrH gene encoding UMP kinase — translation MKYKRILLKLSGEALMGDRQYGIDPKRLAEYASEIKQIHEKGVEIAIVIGGGNIFRGVSGASNGMDRVQGDYMGMLATVINGMALQGALEDAGMQTRLQTALKIEAIAEPYIKRRAVRHLEKGRIVIFGAGTGNPYFTTDTAAVLRGVEVHADVILKGTRVDGIYTADPEKDASATKYDTLTFEDVLKKGLNVMDTTAFTLSQENELPIIVFDMNKEGNLVKVCEGELVGTTVSV, via the coding sequence ATGAAATACAAAAGAATCCTGTTAAAGCTAAGCGGCGAAGCTCTTATGGGCGACAGGCAGTATGGCATTGACCCTAAAAGACTTGCCGAATATGCCAGTGAAATTAAACAAATACATGAAAAAGGTGTAGAAATTGCCATCGTTATAGGCGGCGGAAACATTTTTAGAGGTGTATCAGGCGCGAGCAATGGTATGGACAGGGTTCAGGGAGACTACATGGGAATGCTAGCTACCGTAATTAACGGTATGGCATTACAGGGAGCTCTTGAAGATGCAGGCATGCAAACAAGGCTGCAAACTGCCCTTAAGATTGAAGCTATTGCTGAACCTTACATTAAAAGACGTGCAGTGCGCCACCTTGAAAAAGGAAGGATTGTAATTTTCGGTGCCGGTACAGGTAACCCTTATTTTACCACCGATACAGCTGCAGTACTTAGAGGTGTGGAGGTTCATGCTGATGTAATACTAAAAGGCACACGTGTTGACGGTATTTATACTGCCGACCCAGAGAAAGACGCAAGCGCTACTAAATATGACACCCTTACTTTTGAGGACGTACTTAAAAAAGGCCTTAACGTAATGGACACTACAGCCTTTACCCTTAGCCAGGAAAACGAACTGCCTATTATTGTTTTTGACATGAACAAAGAAGGCAACCTGGTAAAAGTTTGTGAAGGAGAACTTGTAGGTACTACAGTAAGCGTTTAA